In the Leptotrichia sp. oral taxon 847 genome, one interval contains:
- a CDS encoding MBL fold metallo-hydrolase — MEIIRFVNDNLARSNCYVVKCEKKCFVVDPGEEKMTEVIDFLEKNDLEMVAVLLTHGHWDHILGVNSMLEYKKVPLFVSEKGYEFLFNPELSLSSWHDANFKINENLDIRKLKEDDMIGLSGITDDENKSIFKIIETPGHTSGDICYYSEKEKIMITGDTLFKGTYGRVDLPTSNPIEMGKSLKKLMQYPEDTKVYPGHSFDTTIGEEKRYY; from the coding sequence ATGGAAATAATAAGATTTGTAAACGATAATTTAGCAAGAAGTAATTGTTATGTGGTTAAATGTGAGAAAAAATGTTTTGTTGTCGATCCAGGAGAAGAAAAAATGACGGAAGTTATTGACTTTTTGGAAAAAAATGATTTGGAAATGGTGGCTGTACTTTTGACACATGGACATTGGGATCATATTTTGGGAGTGAATTCGATGTTGGAATATAAAAAAGTTCCGCTTTTTGTGAGTGAAAAAGGTTATGAATTTTTGTTTAATCCAGAATTGTCCCTTTCCAGTTGGCATGATGCGAATTTTAAGATAAATGAAAATTTGGATATTAGAAAATTAAAAGAAGATGATATGATTGGACTAAGTGGAATTACAGATGATGAAAATAAAAGCATTTTTAAAATTATAGAGACACCAGGGCATACTTCGGGAGATATTTGCTATTACAGCGAAAAAGAAAAAATTATGATTACAGGCGACACACTTTTTAAAGGGACTTATGGAAGAGTTGACTTACCTACAAGTAATCCAATAGAAATGGGAAAATCATTAAAAAAACTTATGCAATATCCCGAAGATACAAAGGTTTATCCAGGACACAGCTTTGATACTACGATTGGGGAAGAAAAAAGATATTATTAA
- a CDS encoding MBL fold metallo-hydrolase — MKFSSLGSGSSGNSSFIEMGNKKFLIDAGFSGKRTAQRLNDIEKRIEDIEGIFVTHEHTDHILGLGVLSRKYDIPIYLHELTYNEIKNKIGKIDKKNLNFIRDEKVVIGNCVIKNFEVMHDAKKCLGYTFEFCGKKLSYASDVGCVNNIIKENLKNSDVIVLESNYDYNMLMTGPYHWELKNRVKGRHGHLSNADAAKLVGQVLCNKLKKVYLMHISKDNNTPELAYNSLQQVLKKENRKNLDIEIIGESGTKIYKL; from the coding sequence ATGAAATTTTCAAGTTTGGGAAGTGGAAGTAGCGGAAATTCCAGTTTTATTGAGATGGGAAATAAAAAATTTTTGATTGATGCGGGATTTAGTGGAAAAAGGACGGCTCAAAGGTTAAATGACATAGAAAAGCGAATCGAAGATATAGAAGGAATTTTTGTAACACATGAGCACACGGATCACATTTTAGGATTGGGAGTCTTGTCCAGAAAATATGATATTCCAATATATTTACATGAACTTACTTACAATGAAATAAAAAATAAAATTGGGAAAATAGATAAAAAAAATCTTAATTTTATAAGAGATGAAAAAGTTGTGATTGGAAATTGCGTGATAAAAAATTTTGAAGTTATGCACGACGCAAAAAAATGTCTCGGTTATACTTTTGAGTTTTGTGGAAAGAAGCTTTCTTATGCGAGTGATGTTGGCTGTGTGAATAACATTATTAAAGAAAATTTGAAAAATAGCGATGTCATTGTTTTAGAAAGTAATTATGACTACAATATGCTTATGACAGGACCTTATCACTGGGAATTAAAAAATCGGGTAAAAGGAAGACACGGACATCTGTCAAATGCGGATGCGGCAAAGTTAGTCGGACAAGTTTTGTGCAACAAATTAAAAAAAGTTTATTTAATGCACATAAGTAAGGATAATAACACGCCTGAATTAGCTTATAATTCACTCCAGCAAGTTTTGAAAAAAGAAAATAGAAAAAATTTGGATATCGAGATAATTGGGGAGTCAGGTACAAAAATTTACAAGTTGTAA
- the ychF gene encoding redox-regulated ATPase YchF codes for MIGIGIVGLPNVGKSTLFNAITKTQNAEAANYPFATIEPNVGLVSVPDTRLKALEKVVNPQKTVGATVEFVDIAGLVKGASKGEGLGNQFLSNIRNTAAICQVVRCFDDDNIIHVEGSVDPIRDIETINAELIFADLETVERAIQKNQKLARGGNPEGKKLLAVLEKCKAHLDEFKLLKTLEFTEMEAELIKVYQFLTIKPMMFAANISEEDLTNGVENDYVKKVRDFAKEFDSEVVTFSAKVEAELIEIEDEEERQMFIDELGIKEPSLNRLIRAGFKLLGLITYFTAGVKEVRAWTIKKGTNAQKSASEIHTDIEKGFIRAEVVSFDKFIELNGWSGAREKGAMRLEGKEYIVQDGDVMFFRFNV; via the coding sequence ATGATAGGAATAGGAATTGTAGGATTACCAAATGTAGGAAAATCAACATTATTTAATGCAATAACAAAAACACAAAATGCGGAAGCGGCAAATTATCCATTTGCAACAATTGAGCCAAATGTGGGGCTAGTCAGTGTGCCTGACACAAGATTAAAAGCTTTGGAAAAAGTGGTTAATCCGCAGAAGACAGTTGGTGCAACTGTGGAATTTGTAGATATAGCGGGGCTTGTAAAAGGTGCGTCAAAAGGGGAAGGGCTTGGAAATCAGTTCTTGTCAAATATAAGAAATACTGCTGCAATTTGTCAAGTTGTCAGATGTTTTGATGACGATAATATAATTCATGTGGAAGGAAGTGTCGACCCAATCCGTGATATTGAAACAATAAATGCGGAGTTAATTTTTGCAGATTTAGAAACAGTGGAGCGTGCAATTCAAAAAAATCAGAAATTAGCTCGTGGAGGCAATCCTGAAGGGAAAAAATTGCTTGCAGTTCTTGAAAAGTGTAAGGCACATTTAGACGAATTTAAGTTATTAAAAACTTTGGAATTTACAGAAATGGAAGCAGAACTTATAAAAGTTTACCAGTTTTTGACAATTAAACCTATGATGTTTGCAGCGAATATCTCGGAGGAAGATTTGACAAATGGAGTGGAAAATGACTATGTAAAAAAGGTTAGAGATTTTGCAAAAGAGTTTGACAGTGAAGTTGTAACTTTTTCAGCCAAAGTTGAAGCAGAACTTATTGAAATTGAAGATGAAGAAGAAAGACAGATGTTTATTGATGAACTTGGAATTAAAGAACCAAGTTTAAATAGACTTATAAGAGCAGGATTTAAACTTTTGGGACTAATTACATATTTTACTGCCGGTGTAAAAGAAGTCAGAGCCTGGACAATAAAAAAGGGGACAAATGCACAAAAATCAGCAAGTGAAATTCATACAGACATTGAAAAAGGATTTATTCGCGCGGAAGTCGTTTCATTTGATAAATTTATCGAATTAAATGGATGGAGTGGTGCAAGAGAAAAAGGTGCGATGCGTCTTGAAGGAAAAGAATACATTGTGCAAGACGGGGATGTTATGTTCTTTAGATTTAATGTTTAA
- a CDS encoding endonuclease/exonuclease/phosphatase family protein yields MSSIKKMMSLFMIVNAIMLSAKELKLMTYNIYGARLTNGQKLGQSIKPYSPDFVSLQEVDRYTRRSNFRDVTSDIAKELGYGYYYFQKAMDYDNGEYGIAFISKYPVDKIYSYELPSMGKERRQLVIAEIPKKVFGKKVLIMNTHLDFKQEMKPEEIDSLGVLTSFFDKNDIKFISGDFNFLPTTRYYSEMMKNWKDTYMEARSPEIRSLNKPRIDYIFGNKSNKWKVKASYYINDATQDWTKLSDHLPYMAVIDIH; encoded by the coding sequence ATGAGCAGTATAAAAAAGATGATGTCATTATTTATGATAGTAAATGCCATTATGCTTTCAGCAAAAGAATTGAAATTAATGACATATAATATTTACGGAGCAAGACTTACAAATGGACAAAAATTGGGGCAGAGTATAAAGCCGTATTCACCAGATTTTGTTTCACTTCAAGAAGTTGACAGATACACAAGAAGAAGTAATTTTCGAGACGTAACATCAGATATTGCAAAAGAGCTGGGTTACGGATACTATTACTTTCAAAAGGCTATGGATTATGACAATGGGGAGTATGGAATTGCATTTATCTCAAAATATCCTGTTGATAAAATTTATAGCTACGAATTACCTTCGATGGGAAAAGAAAGACGGCAGTTGGTAATTGCAGAAATACCAAAAAAAGTATTTGGGAAAAAAGTTTTGATTATGAATACGCACTTGGATTTTAAGCAGGAAATGAAACCAGAAGAAATAGACTCACTGGGAGTTTTGACAAGTTTTTTTGACAAAAATGACATAAAATTTATAAGCGGTGATTTTAATTTTTTGCCAACAACGAGATATTACAGCGAAATGATGAAAAACTGGAAAGACACTTATATGGAAGCTCGTTCGCCTGAAATTAGATCGCTTAATAAACCAAGAATCGACTATATTTTTGGAAATAAATCAAATAAATGGAAAGTTAAGGCAAGTTATTATATAAATGATGCCACGCAGGACTGGACAAAATTGTCGGATCATCTTCCATATATGGCTGTAATTGATATTCATTAA
- the trpB gene encoding tryptophan synthase subunit beta produces the protein MIMENKKAYFGNFGGQFVPETVMTALFELEKAYDELKDDKEFYKNFEDLLKNYVGRETPLYYAKSLSDYYNHDIYLKREDLNHTGAHKINNALGQVLLAKKMGKKKVIAETGAGQHGVATATAAALLGLECDVYMGAVDIERQKLNVFRMELLGAKVVCVKDGLKTLKEATTAAIQAWVAEIETVFYVIGSVVGPHPYPTIVKNFQSVIGKEARQQIEALGKHADHVIACVGGGSNAIGIFSGFLDDSTTKLYGVEAGGLGIDTDKHAATLTLGREGIIHGMKTYVLQNKYGQILPVHSISAGLDYPGVGPEHSYLHDMKKAIYAPITDKEAMDALILVTRKEGIIPAIESAHALAYLEKLCPTLSKDKRETIIVNVSGRGDKDMHTVFSVLKGENVNE, from the coding sequence ATAATTATGGAAAATAAAAAAGCATATTTTGGAAATTTTGGAGGACAGTTTGTTCCTGAAACGGTTATGACGGCGCTGTTTGAACTGGAAAAAGCTTATGATGAATTAAAAGATGACAAGGAGTTTTACAAAAATTTTGAAGATTTATTAAAAAATTATGTTGGGAGAGAGACGCCGCTTTATTATGCAAAAAGTTTGAGCGACTATTATAACCACGACATTTATTTAAAAAGAGAGGATTTGAACCATACAGGAGCACATAAAATAAATAATGCGCTAGGACAAGTCCTACTTGCTAAAAAAATGGGAAAAAAGAAAGTAATTGCTGAAACTGGTGCTGGACAACATGGAGTTGCAACTGCCACAGCTGCGGCACTTCTTGGGCTTGAATGCGATGTCTATATGGGAGCGGTTGACATTGAGCGTCAAAAATTAAACGTTTTTAGAATGGAGCTTTTGGGGGCAAAAGTTGTTTGTGTCAAGGATGGTCTAAAGACACTAAAAGAAGCAACAACTGCTGCAATTCAAGCTTGGGTTGCTGAAATTGAAACTGTGTTTTATGTAATTGGTTCTGTTGTAGGGCCTCATCCTTATCCTACGATTGTGAAAAATTTTCAGTCGGTTATTGGGAAAGAGGCTAGACAGCAAATAGAAGCTTTGGGAAAGCACGCTGACCATGTAATTGCCTGTGTTGGCGGTGGAAGCAATGCAATTGGAATTTTTAGTGGATTTTTGGATGACAGCACCACAAAATTGTACGGTGTGGAAGCTGGTGGACTTGGAATTGACACTGATAAACACGCTGCCACATTGACACTTGGAAGAGAAGGGATTATTCATGGAATGAAGACTTATGTGCTGCAAAATAAATATGGACAAATTTTACCAGTTCATTCAATTTCCGCAGGACTTGATTATCCGGGAGTAGGACCGGAACATTCCTATCTTCATGATATGAAAAAGGCAATTTATGCGCCAATTACTGATAAGGAAGCGATGGATGCACTAATTTTAGTAACTCGGAAAGAGGGAATAATACCAGCAATAGAAAGTGCTCACGCGCTTGCTTATTTGGAAAAATTGTGTCCAACGCTGTCAAAAGATAAGAGGGAAACAATAATTGTAAATGTATCAGGACGTGGAGACAAAGATATGCACACAGTATTTTCAGTATTGAAAGGAGAAAATGTCAATGAATAG
- the dtd gene encoding D-aminoacyl-tRNA deacylase — translation MKLIIQRVNYAKMFVNDRFKEEIKKGILAFVGIKNEDTQEDVKYCVDKLINLRIFNDENGKLNLSLKNLDYEVMVVSNFTIYGNTKKGRRPSFVDSAKAEKAKELYDLFLKKLSEEKIKFGSGEFGQNMKIISESDGPVNLIIES, via the coding sequence ATGAAATTAATAATTCAAAGAGTAAATTATGCTAAAATGTTTGTCAATGATAGATTTAAGGAAGAGATAAAAAAAGGTATTTTAGCTTTTGTCGGAATAAAAAATGAAGATACACAAGAAGATGTGAAATATTGTGTAGATAAGTTGATAAATTTAAGAATTTTTAACGACGAAAATGGAAAATTAAATTTGTCGTTAAAAAATTTGGATTACGAAGTGATGGTTGTCAGTAATTTTACAATTTATGGAAATACTAAAAAAGGTAGAAGACCAAGTTTCGTAGATTCGGCAAAAGCAGAAAAAGCAAAAGAACTGTATGATTTATTTTTAAAAAAATTAAGTGAAGAAAAAATAAAATTTGGTTCAGGCGAGTTTGGACAAAATATGAAAATTATTTCAGAAAGTGATGGGCCTGTAAATTTAATAATTGAAAGTTAG
- a CDS encoding mechanosensitive ion channel family protein, translating into MKLTALQKFLEIDNIIKFLKTNIFKLFIIYIMFKIAKIFKGRIEKILNLLFEKSNMDKSIASFLISLYSVVYYFILIYISIGILGINTTSITTFLGAAGIVFGIAFKETLGNFCGGIIILTFKPFHVGDTIEYNNYIGTVKKIELFYTKIINPQNELVIIPNGIITNTEIRNIKEDGERRLDLTVGVSYNSDILKVKKVIKKIIKEETMNIVEENKRKENLFKKLQNTVLETKENKKINIFSTIFSKKKLEEAEKSAHSDLKQEIEEIEEIDKVTKEKEKNEHDKLILPSHKPIIGVGELGESAIIFYIYVYTRTENYIDLKLKLNERIKLEFEKAGIEIPYPQMDVRIKNE; encoded by the coding sequence ATGAAATTAACTGCACTACAAAAATTTTTGGAAATAGATAACATAATTAAATTTTTAAAAACGAATATTTTTAAACTATTCATTATTTATATTATGTTTAAAATTGCAAAAATATTTAAGGGAAGAATTGAAAAAATATTGAATTTACTTTTTGAAAAGTCAAATATGGACAAGAGTATTGCTTCTTTTTTAATTTCTCTTTATTCAGTCGTTTACTATTTCATATTAATTTATATTTCAATTGGAATTTTGGGAATTAATACGACTTCGATTACAACATTTTTAGGAGCGGCAGGGATTGTATTTGGGATCGCTTTTAAAGAGACGCTTGGGAATTTTTGCGGCGGAATTATTATTCTTACGTTTAAGCCGTTTCATGTGGGAGATACGATTGAATACAACAATTACATCGGAACAGTAAAAAAAATCGAGTTATTCTACACAAAGATTATAAATCCACAAAATGAGCTGGTAATTATTCCAAATGGAATTATAACGAATACAGAAATTAGAAATATAAAAGAAGATGGAGAAAGACGGCTAGATTTGACGGTAGGGGTATCTTACAACAGCGATATTCTAAAGGTAAAAAAGGTTATTAAGAAAATTATTAAAGAAGAGACAATGAATATAGTCGAAGAAAACAAAAGAAAAGAAAATTTATTCAAAAAATTGCAAAATACGGTTTTGGAAACTAAAGAAAACAAAAAAATAAATATTTTTTCTACAATATTTTCAAAAAAGAAATTAGAAGAAGCGGAAAAGTCAGCACATTCGGATTTAAAACAGGAAATCGAAGAAATTGAAGAAATCGATAAAGTTACAAAAGAAAAAGAAAAAAATGAGCACGACAAGTTGATTTTACCGTCGCACAAACCGATTATCGGTGTTGGGGAGTTGGGAGAGTCAGCGATAATTTTTTATATCTATGTCTACACAAGAACAGAAAATTACATAGATTTAAAATTAAAACTAAACGAAAGAATAAAGTTGGAATTTGAAAAGGCGGGAATAGAAATACCGTATCCACAAATGGATGTCAGAATAAAAAATGAGTAA
- a CDS encoding NlpC/P60 family protein, whose protein sequence is MGRKMVFTSACMVLTASCTGLQNNSERGSRSNDSVVATNNAQDDEIKVIIKKGNETKKERKSKVKEKDDAKNKITKKDLEKEDSSDYISINLDSDSNDLFDEKEMVDKEMPNSQLVLEKLKELKKEQQRILSKGTLKQKKVVDLQNKLLASYKHWKGTKYAMGGDSASGIDCSAFTRRVYREVFSFELPRRTVDQVQVGSHVPRSQLKAGDIVFFKPDGSGNHTAVYLGNSLFLNASTSKGVVISTLENVYWNKTFKYGVRVNGTA, encoded by the coding sequence ATGGGAAGAAAGATGGTATTTACATCGGCTTGTATGGTACTGACTGCTAGTTGTACAGGTTTACAGAATAATTCAGAAAGAGGAAGTAGAAGTAATGATTCTGTTGTGGCAACAAATAATGCTCAGGATGATGAAATTAAAGTCATTATAAAGAAAGGCAATGAAACTAAAAAAGAAAGAAAATCAAAAGTAAAAGAAAAAGATGACGCTAAAAATAAAATTACAAAAAAAGATTTAGAAAAGGAAGATAGTTCTGACTATATCAGTATCAACCTTGATTCTGATTCAAATGACTTATTTGATGAAAAAGAAATGGTCGATAAAGAAATGCCAAATTCTCAATTGGTACTGGAAAAATTAAAAGAATTAAAAAAAGAACAGCAAAGGATACTTAGCAAAGGAACACTTAAACAGAAAAAAGTTGTGGATTTACAAAACAAATTGCTTGCGTCATATAAACATTGGAAAGGCACAAAATATGCGATGGGTGGAGATTCTGCAAGTGGGATAGACTGCTCAGCGTTCACTCGAAGAGTTTACAGGGAAGTGTTTAGTTTTGAGTTACCAAGACGAACTGTGGATCAAGTTCAAGTTGGTTCTCACGTTCCAAGAAGTCAGTTAAAAGCGGGAGATATTGTGTTTTTCAAACCAGATGGCTCAGGAAATCACACTGCGGTATATTTAGGAAATTCATTATTTTTAAATGCCTCAACTTCAAAAGGAGTTGTAATTTCTACGCTTGAAAACGTCTATTGGAATAAAACATTTAAATACGGTGTAAGAGTAAATGGAACAGCTTAA
- the trpA gene encoding tryptophan synthase subunit alpha, whose protein sequence is MNSIKNVFEKKKQNGEKTNIGYIVAGYPNLEFTKDFLENLDKTSIDMLEVGVPYSDPIADGKLISKTSFAASEAGVTTDTVFDLVTEVKDKVTKPLIFLIYYNLIFSYGIDKFIEKCVKSGIKGLLVPDLPYEEAEELFEKAKKNNIDFIPFVSVTSQDRIKKITSRGSGFVYAIGSLGVTGSKQVDLQRLEKFIKNIRTKTNLPVSLGFGIKNNDNVNTMRKFADGVIVGTSIVEITKSNDVNSTIQKINELFK, encoded by the coding sequence ATGAATAGTATAAAAAATGTATTTGAGAAGAAAAAACAAAATGGAGAAAAAACAAATATTGGGTATATAGTTGCAGGCTATCCCAATTTAGAATTTACAAAAGATTTTTTAGAAAATTTGGATAAGACGAGTATTGATATGTTGGAAGTCGGAGTGCCTTATTCAGATCCGATAGCTGACGGAAAACTTATATCCAAAACTTCTTTTGCAGCGTCAGAAGCTGGTGTTACGACAGATACGGTATTTGATTTGGTAACCGAAGTTAAAGATAAAGTTACAAAACCACTTATATTTTTAATTTATTACAATTTAATTTTTTCTTACGGAATTGACAAATTTATCGAAAAATGTGTAAAAAGTGGCATAAAAGGTCTTCTAGTGCCTGATTTACCCTATGAGGAGGCAGAAGAACTGTTTGAGAAAGCAAAAAAGAATAATATTGATTTTATTCCGTTTGTAAGTGTAACTTCTCAAGATAGAATAAAAAAAATCACATCTCGAGGAAGTGGATTTGTTTATGCAATAGGTTCACTTGGAGTAACAGGAAGTAAACAAGTTGATTTGCAAAGACTTGAAAAATTTATTAAAAATATCAGAACAAAGACAAATTTACCTGTGTCATTGGGATTCGGTATAAAAAATAATGATAATGTGAATACAATGAGAAAGTTTGCGGATGGAGTAATTGTTGGAACAAGTATAGTGGAAATCACAAAATCAAACGATGTGAATTCGACCATACAGAAAATAAATGAATTGTTTAAATAA
- the yqeH gene encoding ribosome biogenesis GTPase YqeH, whose product MITKKCLGCGIELQCEDKDKEGFVPEEKLLMQENLLCQRCYKIKNYGQNLKNNFSKKDYEKEVLQSVKKSDIILPIFDIIDFEGSFTDEVLDYLRDYNSIVLINKIDLLPDFIHPTEISNWVKNRLSEEGIVPMDIAFISVKSKYGVNGIIRKINNIFKNKKVRATILGVSNVGKSSIINLLLKDNRITTSKYSGTTLKSINNKIPGTQITIIDTPGLIPVGRVSDLISVESGLKLVPAGEISRKTFKLEENQVFMFDVFCRFKILTSDSESKPIFSAYGSKNVKFHVARQERVSELIKGDFFQILSKEEKEKYFENEFVTKIVEVKENEELVVAGLGWINVKRGILKIEIVYPKAVKVVVREAIFKSKKI is encoded by the coding sequence TTGATAACAAAAAAATGCCTTGGTTGCGGGATTGAATTGCAATGCGAAGACAAAGATAAAGAGGGATTTGTTCCAGAAGAAAAACTTTTGATGCAAGAAAATTTACTTTGTCAAAGATGTTATAAAATAAAAAATTATGGACAAAATTTGAAAAATAATTTTAGTAAAAAAGATTACGAAAAAGAAGTTTTACAAAGTGTAAAAAAATCTGATATAATACTTCCAATCTTTGATATTATTGACTTTGAAGGCTCATTCACTGATGAAGTCTTGGATTATTTAAGAGATTACAATTCGATAGTTTTAATTAATAAGATTGATTTACTGCCAGATTTTATTCATCCAACAGAAATTTCAAACTGGGTAAAAAATAGACTTTCTGAAGAGGGAATAGTGCCAATGGATATTGCGTTTATAAGTGTTAAAAGTAAATATGGGGTAAACGGGATAATTAGAAAAATAAATAATATTTTTAAAAATAAAAAAGTGAGGGCGACAATTTTGGGAGTGTCAAATGTTGGAAAATCGTCGATTATAAATTTACTTTTAAAAGATAACAGAATAACAACTTCAAAATATTCCGGAACGACATTAAAATCAATAAATAACAAAATACCAGGCACTCAAATTACAATTATTGATACACCTGGACTTATTCCAGTTGGAAGAGTTTCTGATTTAATAAGTGTGGAATCTGGATTAAAATTAGTTCCAGCTGGGGAAATATCGCGAAAGACATTTAAACTCGAAGAAAATCAAGTATTTATGTTTGATGTATTTTGCAGATTTAAAATTCTAACTTCAGATTCTGAGTCTAAACCAATATTTTCAGCGTATGGTTCAAAGAACGTGAAATTTCATGTAGCTCGTCAAGAGAGAGTTTCTGAGTTGATAAAAGGAGATTTTTTTCAAATTTTGTCAAAAGAAGAGAAAGAAAAGTATTTTGAAAATGAATTTGTAACAAAAATTGTAGAAGTAAAAGAAAATGAAGAACTTGTAGTTGCGGGACTTGGATGGATTAACGTCAAAAGAGGGATACTAAAGATTGAAATTGTATATCCAAAAGCGGTTAAAGTTGTTGTACGAGAAGCGATTTTTAAGTCTAAAAAAATTTAA
- a CDS encoding glycosyltransferase family 2 protein, translating into MKVSLIMPTINVIDELVLFLESLARQTFKDFELVVVDQNEHDEVFKILKRYEKLFDIKYTKSEEKGLSLNRNKGLILRKGEIVGFPDDDCEYADDTLEKVVSFFERKKNYKIYSCRTLERGKDYGTGVMETKDMNITPDNVDVTVKSITFFVNYDGDEIILFDEQLGVGAIYGSGEETDYVLTLLHKGYKGRYFANDIIFHPAKKGNYDDLTRAYNYALGFGALVKKEVKYRKNKMYIFKYWKKLFRSFVGMLITKNKAYHRAVLKGRREGYKKYKI; encoded by the coding sequence ATGAAAGTATCTTTGATAATGCCTACAATAAATGTGATAGATGAACTTGTACTATTTTTGGAAAGCTTAGCACGGCAGACGTTTAAAGATTTTGAATTAGTCGTGGTAGATCAGAATGAACATGATGAAGTGTTTAAAATTTTGAAAAGATATGAGAAATTATTTGATATAAAGTATACTAAAAGTGAAGAAAAAGGGCTCAGTCTTAATCGGAACAAAGGACTTATTTTAAGAAAAGGAGAAATAGTTGGATTTCCCGATGATGATTGCGAATATGCCGATGACACATTAGAAAAAGTAGTTTCTTTTTTTGAACGAAAAAAAAATTATAAAATTTATTCATGCCGTACACTTGAGCGTGGAAAAGATTATGGAACAGGTGTTATGGAAACAAAAGATATGAATATTACACCCGATAATGTTGATGTGACTGTAAAATCCATCACATTTTTTGTGAATTACGACGGAGATGAAATTATTCTATTTGACGAACAATTGGGAGTCGGGGCGATTTATGGAAGTGGAGAGGAAACTGATTATGTATTAACCTTACTTCACAAAGGATATAAAGGTAGATATTTTGCAAATGATATAATTTTTCATCCAGCAAAAAAAGGAAATTATGATGATCTAACAAGAGCTTATAACTACGCTTTAGGATTTGGAGCTTTGGTAAAAAAAGAAGTAAAATACAGAAAAAATAAAATGTATATTTTTAAATACTGGAAAAAATTATTTAGAAGCTTTGTAGGCATGCTTATTACCAAAAATAAGGCTTATCACAGGGCTGTCCTGAAAGGTAGAAGAGAAGGTTATAAAAAGTATAAAATATGA
- a CDS encoding uracil-DNA glycosylase family protein yields MWENLEVEVNICERCNLGKNHENVRIVGQGNKEAEIFFLFDEISKKEAENKLLLEDKNGKLLNKFFKYSNLDIQRCYFTTLTKCYKDDNIVEGKHIKACSGFLDTQIALIKPKYIISVGEKPTKALIKNQKIDMKKMFGNKYDYFGITVIPIYDISYFLYKMTDKEKWKIANIFGNI; encoded by the coding sequence ATGTGGGAAAATTTAGAAGTGGAAGTAAATATTTGTGAGAGATGTAATTTGGGGAAAAATCATGAAAATGTCCGTATAGTTGGGCAAGGGAATAAAGAAGCCGAAATATTTTTTTTATTTGATGAAATTAGTAAAAAAGAAGCTGAAAATAAACTTTTACTGGAAGATAAAAATGGAAAACTTTTAAACAAATTTTTTAAATATTCAAATCTGGATATACAAAGATGTTATTTTACAACTCTTACAAAATGTTATAAAGATGATAACATTGTCGAAGGAAAACATATAAAAGCGTGTAGCGGCTTTTTGGATACACAGATTGCTCTTATAAAACCTAAATATATAATTTCTGTAGGTGAAAAGCCAACAAAAGCGCTTATAAAAAATCAAAAAATAGATATGAAAAAAATGTTTGGAAACAAATATGATTATTTTGGAATAACTGTTATTCCAATTTACGATATTTCATATTTTTTGTATAAAATGACCGATAAAGAAAAATGGAAAATAGCAAATATATTTGGAAATATATAA
- a CDS encoding competence protein ComE, giving the protein MTYSESGSKILKKVLIRGIFFAFSLAIAAFIVMIMASRKADKLIKADVQVETVKLQNAVNEFYKREGVYPEIAGFENNLSLVKSPKNDGFNFSTFYGTEKIYEIPESLKLHREKSNQIVEKKDKKGGWVYDKKNGKISPNI; this is encoded by the coding sequence ATGACATATAGTGAAAGTGGTTCGAAAATATTAAAAAAAGTATTAATTAGAGGTATTTTTTTTGCGTTTTCATTAGCTATTGCGGCTTTTATTGTAATGATTATGGCGTCGAGAAAAGCTGATAAACTTATAAAAGCTGATGTGCAAGTGGAAACGGTAAAACTTCAAAATGCTGTAAATGAATTTTATAAAAGAGAAGGGGTATATCCTGAAATCGCAGGATTTGAAAATAATTTATCACTTGTTAAAAGTCCAAAAAATGATGGATTTAACTTTAGTACATTTTATGGGACTGAAAAAATTTATGAAATACCTGAAAGTTTGAAGCTTCACAGGGAGAAAAGTAATCAAATTGTAGAAAAAAAAGATAAAAAAGGTGGCTGGGTTTACGACAAAAAAAATGGCAAAATTTCGCCAAATATTTAA